A window of the Archocentrus centrarchus isolate MPI-CPG fArcCen1 chromosome 17, fArcCen1, whole genome shotgun sequence genome harbors these coding sequences:
- the rab12 gene encoding ras-related protein Rab-12: protein MDPRYDIPRRAAAGGGGGGSANSSPALGAQSRRRKMPPRPADFKLQIIIIGSRGVGKTSLMERFTDDTFCEACKSTVGVDFKIKTVELRGKKIRLQIWDTAGQERFNSITSAYYRGAKGIVLVYDITKQETFDDLPKWMKMIDKYASEEAELLLVGNKLDCETDRIISRQQGERFASRISGMRFCEASAKDNFNVDEIFLKLVDDILSKMPLEVPNKELSNSVLSLQPEPEVPPELPPPRMRCC, encoded by the exons ATGGATCCGAGGTATGACATTCCGCGGAGGGCCGCCGCCGGCGGTGGCGGCGGGGGCTCCGCGAATTCGTCCCCCGCTTTGGGGGCTCAGTCACGCCGCAGGAAGATGCCTCCCAGACCCGCTGATTTCAAACTTCAGATCATTATAATTGGCTCTCGCGGTGTTGGTAAAACAAGTCTCATGGAGAGATTTACCGACGACACTTTCTGCGAAGCTTGCAAGTCGACCGTAG GAGTTGACTTCAAAATCAAGACAGTTGAGCTGAGAGGGAAGAAGATTAGACTACAGATATG GGATACTGCAGGCCAGGAGAGGTTCAACAGCATCACGTCAGCCTACTACAGAGGAGCCAAGGGAATTGTGCTTGTGTATGATATCACAAAACAAGAGACCTTTGATGACCTTCCCAAGTGGATGAAAATGATAGACAAG TATGCCTCAGAGGAAGCAGAGCTTCTGCTTGTCGGGAACAAGCTGGACTGTGAGACTGATCGCATCATCTCCAGGCAACAAGGAGAGAGG tttgCCTCTCGAATAAGTGGAATGCGCTTCTGCGAAGCTAGTGCAAAGGATAATTTTAATGTGGATGAAATCTTCCTGAAACTTGTGGATGACATTCTTAGCAAG ATGCCTCTGGAAGTTCCCAACAAGGAGCTTTCCAACAGTGTCCTGTCTCTGCAGCCTGAACCGGAAGTGCCACCGGAGTTGCCCCCTCCTCGCATGCGCTGTTGCTGA